Genomic window (Jeotgalibacillus haloalkalitolerans):
CCACTCTCTTTGCCTCAGTGATATTTGCTTTATGCAGAATCCTTTCTTCTGACGGATCCCCGCTGATAAAATGCACTTTATCATCCGGCATAGGTGTTTCATCTGTATTCTCGACAAGAACGATTTCAGCACCGTTATTGTGATACAGCACTTCTTTAATTGCCTGCTCTGTCTTTTTCGACCAGCCGATATATACGTAGTGACCACTTTTTTTATACACCAGTTTCCCCTCCTTTTTTAAACGCTGATATGTACTGGCTGCTTCAACAATCTTTCCGATCAGAACCCCAATCAGACCAATTCCGAAGATAAACAGAAAAATTCCGACAAGTCTCCCTGCCACTGTAACCGGAAAAAAGTCCCCATATCCGACTGTCGTTAACGTCGTCATGGTCCACCAGAAGCTGTCGAACAGTGTTGGAAATGTTTCGGGCTCTATCCAGTAGACTGAGAATGTTCCAAATAAAATAATAAACGCTGAAAGAATAGCAATTACACGGAAGTCCATTTCAGAAAGCTGCTTCCAGAGCCTGATAAATATATGCATGTTTCATCCCTCCTTTTATATTGTTACGGATTTCTTCATTGAGAAGTTTCATATACAAATTTTAACGTTCTTTCAGCCTGTCGTATACTGCCTTAAAGAGCGAAATAACGGAGATGAAAAAAACCTTAAA
Coding sequences:
- a CDS encoding potassium channel family protein, with the translated sequence MHIFIRLWKQLSEMDFRVIAILSAFIILFGTFSVYWIEPETFPTLFDSFWWTMTTLTTVGYGDFFPVTVAGRLVGIFLFIFGIGLIGVLIGKIVEAASTYQRLKKEGKLVYKKSGHYVYIGWSKKTEQAIKEVLYHNNGAEIVLVENTDETPMPDDKVHFISGDPSEERILHKANITEAKRVAIFSDPAIEDTILRDGKSLLIASAVEALSVAHQVDIQTIVEICEERHISKFNHIRVDDFILSDDSVSLLMAKATLQPGTTTIFRQLLSKRFGNNIYVIKAKDTWKTYRDASQKLLDDGAVLIAVNEDMDFKEAIKKPLKKDDNLYVICDEKTYKRLNVLYETVE